From a region of the Budorcas taxicolor isolate Tak-1 unplaced genomic scaffold, Takin1.1 scaffold515, whole genome shotgun sequence genome:
- the LOC128071413 gene encoding LOW QUALITY PROTEIN: uncharacterized protein LOC128071413 (The sequence of the model RefSeq protein was modified relative to this genomic sequence to represent the inferred CDS: deleted 2 bases in 2 codons; substituted 2 bases at 2 genomic stop codons) — MSDRRKSWAPLSSRTQQWALEDKEEQERERRRRLWNLRFTTDDEDLPAPESSSVRLPASSVKLGLKVEQYLSAIQRSESIRYANPFHTEFPVVPVDVTSKRHLFEKEQVGQSQEDPASSRKNQETQRELAAGSKPQWRKKPEAPLGAEGVLAGRAHAGSXKPSAAQKTLEPKASLDPETPRPSKCFMFQKISVLEERAVSGKRAVPDKASDSEKRPVSEKATVFEKTPVPEMQPAPVRAMAPVWPQDWEQSASAECPSSPRRQRGTGPEKEPESLAGPLPRAGGLPPVTLQVSSPSTEAEAKSPSPTVALPTFSSSLQRSSPHAISFRMSPRRDSSEAALTRSSSVRLPASSVKLGLKVEQYLSAIQRSESLRYANPFHTEFPVVPVDVTSKRHLFEKEQVGQSQEDPASSRKENLQLSGVEKSQLILWMSRAQESAQQGPQNQETQRELAAGSKPQWRKKPEAPLGAEGVLAGRAHAGSXKPSAAQKTLEPKASLDPETPRPSKCFMFQKISVLEERAVSGKRAVPDKASDSEKRPVSEKATVFEKTPVPEMQPAPVRAMAPVWPQDWEQSASAECPSSPRRQRGTGPEKEPESLAGPLPRAGGLPPVTLQVSSPSTEAEAKSPSPTVALPTFSSSLQRSSPHAISFRMSPRRDSSEAALTRSSSVRLPASSVKLGLKVEQYLSAIQRSESLRYANPFHTEFPVVPVDVTSKRHLFEKEQVGQSQEDPASSRKENLQLSGVEKSQLILWMSRAQESAQQGPQNQETQRELAAGSKPQWRKKPEAPLGAEKISVLEERAVSGKRAVPDKASDSEKRPVSEKATVFEKTPVPEMQPAPVRAMAPVWPQDWEQSASAECPSSPRRQRGTGPEKEPESLAGPLPRAGGLPPVTLQVSSPSMEAEAKSPSLVGQSRGPSLQPQAAGSWLQPVLPRIYWYGKGHWAQRPPGTVEGQPQLRRGQVNRRAGTWEDLIALVQLCRWANSCCQDESSCLLGTGLRREEEAMSDVE, encoded by the exons ATGTCAGATAGAAGGAAGAgctgggcccctctgtccag CCGGACCCAGCAGTGGGCCCTGGAGGACAAGGAGGAACAGGAGCGAGAACGCCGGCGGCGACTCTGGAACCTGAGATTCACCACGGACGATGAGGACCTGCCGGCCCCTGAGAG cagCAGCGTGAGGCTCCCGGCCAGCTCGGTCAAATTAGGCCTGAAGGTGGAGCAATACCTCTCGGCCATACAG AGATCAGAGTCTATCAGGTATGCAAACCCATTCCACACTGAGTTCCCAGTGGTTCCCGTGGATGTCACCAGCAAGCGCCACCTTTTCGAGAAGGAGCAGGTGGGCCAGAGCCAAGAGGACCCAGCCTCTAGCCGCAAG aaccaggagacacagagggagtTGGCAGCTGGCAGCAAGCCCCAGtggaggaagaagccagaggCCCCGCTGGGTGCCGAG GGGGTGCTGGCGGGCAGGGCACATGCGGGCTCCTAGAAGCCGTCTGCTGCACAGAAGACACTTGAGCCGAAAGCAAGCCTGGACCCTGAGACT CCCCGCCCCAGTAAATGTTTCATGTTCCAGAAGATCTCTGTGCTGGAGGAGAGAGCTGTCTCAGGAAAGAGGGCAGTTCCAGACAAAGCCAGCGACTCAGAGAAAAGACCAGTGTCTGAGAAAGCCACCGTCTTCGAGAAGACCCCAGTCCCCGAGATGCAGCCGGCCCCAGTCAGGGCCATGGCCCCagtgtggccccaggactgggagcAGTCAGCCTCAGCAGAGTGCCCATCCAGCCCCAGGAGGCAGCGGGGCACTGGGCCTGAGAAGGAGCCCGAGTCTTTGGCGGGGCCTCTGCCCCGGGCTGGCGGCCTCCCGCCTGTCACTCTGCAG GTGAGCAGCCCCAGCACGGAGGCGGAGGCCAAGTCCCCCTCGCCCACAGTGGCCTTGCCCACCTTCAGCAGCAGCCTGCAGCGCTCCAGCCCCCACGCCATCTCCTTCAGG atgAGCCCCCGGAGAGATAGCTCAGAGGCGGCCTTAACCCGCAG cagCAGCGTGAGGCTCCCGGCCAGCTCGGTCAAATTAGGCCTGAAGGTGGAGCAATACCTCTCGGCCATACAG AGATCAGAGTCTCTCAGGTATGCAAACCCATTCCACACTGAGTTCCCAGTGGTTCCCGTGGATGTCACCAGCAAGCGCCACCTTTTCGAGAAGGAGCAGGTGGGCCAGAGCCAAGAGGACCCAGCCTCTAGCCGCAAG GAGAACTTGCAGCTCTCAGGGGTGGAGAAGTCACAGCTCATCCTGTGGATGAGCAGGGCCCAGGAGTCAGCACAGCAGGGCCCACAG aaccaggagacacagagggagtTGGCAGCTGGCAGCAAGCCCCAGtggaggaagaagccagaggCCCCGCTGGGTGCCGAG GGGGTGCTGGCGGGCAGGGCACATGCGGGCTCCTAGAAGCCGTCTGCTGCACAGAAGACACTTGAGCCGAAAGCAAGCCTGGACCCTGAGACT CCCCGCCCCAGTAAATGTTTCATGTTCCAGAAGATCTCTGTGCTGGAGGAGAGAGCTGTCTCAGGAAAGAGGGCAGTTCCAGACAAAGCCAGCGACTCAGAGAAAAGACCAGTGTCTGAGAAAGCCACCGTCTTCGAGAAGACCCCAGTCCCCGAGATGCAGCCGGCCCCAGTCAGGGCCATGGCCCCagtgtggccccaggactgggagcAGTCAGCCTCAGCAGAGTGCCCATCCAGCCCCAGGAGGCAGCGGGGCACTGGGCCTGAGAAGGAGCCCGAGTCTTTGGCGGGGCCTCTGCCCCGGGCTGGCGGCCTCCCGCCTGTCACTCTGCAG GTGAGCAGCCCCAGCACGGAGGCGGAGGCCAAGTCCCCCTCGCCCACAGTGGCCTTGCCCACCTTCAGCAGCAGCCTGCAGCGCTCCAGCCCCCACGCCATCTCCTTCAGG atgAGCCCCCGGAGAGATAGCTCAGAGGCGGCCTTAACCCGCAG cagCAGCGTGAGGCTCCCGGCCAGCTCGGTCAAATTAGGCCTGAAGGTGGAGCAATACCTCTCGGCCATACAG AGATCAGAGTCTCTCAGGTATGCAAACCCATTCCACACTGAGTTCCCAGTGGTTCCCGTGGATGTCACCAGCAAGCGCCACCTTTTCGAGAAGGAGCAGGTGGGCCAGAGCCAAGAGGACCCAGCCTCTAGCCGCAAG GAGAACTTGCAGCTCTCAGGGGTGGAGAAGTCACAGCTCATCCTGTGGATGAGCAGGGCCCAGGAGTCAGCACAGCAGGGCCCACAG aaccaggagacacagagggagtTGGCAGCTGGCAGCAAGCCCCAGtggaggaagaagccagaggCCCCGCTGGGTGCCGAG AAGATCTCTGTGCTGGAGGAGAGAGCTGTCTCAGGAAAGAGGGCAGTTCCAGACAAAGCCAGCGACTCAGAGAAAAGACCAGTGTCTGAGAAAGCCACCGTCTTCGAGAAGACCCCAGTCCCCGAGATGCAGCCGGCCCCAGTCAGGGCCATGGCCCCagtgtggccccaggactgggagcAGTCAGCCTCAGCAGAGTGCCCATCCAGCCCCAGGAGGCAGCGGGGCACTGGGCCTGAGAAGGAGCCCGAGTCTTTGGCGGGGCCTCTGCCCCGGGCTGGCGGCCTCCCGCCTGTCACTCTGCAG GTGAGCAGCCCCAGCATGGAGGCGGAGGCCAAGTCCCCCTCGCTGGTGGGCCAGAGCCGAGGGCCCAGCCTCCAGCCACAAG CTGCTGGCTCCTGGCTTCAGCCGGTCTTGCCCCGGATCTACTGGTACGGGAAGGGCCACTGGGCTCAGAGGCCCCCGGGGACCGTGGAAGGACAGCCTCAGCTGAGACGGGGCCAGGTCAACAGAAGAGCAG GAACCTGGGAGGATCTCATTGCCCTGGTCCAGCTCTGCAGGTGGGCCAACAGCTGCTGTCAGGACGAGTCCAGCTGCCTGCTGGGCACAGGGCTGAGG agGGAAGAGGAGGCCATGTCGGACGTGGAATAG